In Corylus avellana chromosome ca2, CavTom2PMs-1.0, the following proteins share a genomic window:
- the LOC132172274 gene encoding phosphoribosylformylglycinamidine cyclo-ligase, chloroplastic gives MTVTFGANTELSRCFAPSIRGSDEKLGPLQRFSHRFQPLSVAADKLGVARSSTRNSRRLFSVAKNNSGDSLTYKDAGVDIDAGSELVRRIAKMAPGIGGFGGLFPLGDSYLVAGTDGVGTKLKLAFETGIHETIGIDLVAMSVNDIVTSGAKPLFFLDYFATSRLDVDLAEKVIKGIVDGCRQSDCALLGGETAEMPDFYADGEYDLSGFAVGIVKQDSVINGKDIVAGDVLIGLPSSGVHSNGFSLVRRVLARSGLSLKDKLPGEDVTLGEALMAPTVIYVKQVLELISKGGIKGIAHITGGGFTDNIPRVFPKGLGAVIHWNSWEVPTLFKWIQEAGKIEDAEMRRTFNMGIGMVLVVSQETSYRILEGRGGDYKAYRIGEVISGEGVSYQ, from the exons ATGACCGTTACCTTCGGAGCAAACACAGAGCTGTCCCGCTGCTTCGCCCCCTCAATCAGAGGGTCCGATGAGAAACTCGGTCCTCTCCAACGGTTTTCCCATAGGTTTCAGCCGCTATCGGTGGCTGCCGACAAACTAGGAGTGGCAAGAAGTAGTACGAGGAATAGTCGCCGCCTGTTTTCGGTGGCGAAGAACAATTCCGGTGATAGTCTAACATACAAGGATGCCGGTGTGGACATTGACGCTGGCTCCGAACTCGTTCGTAGAATTGCGAAAATGGCACCGGGGATCGGTGGTTTCGGAGGACTTTTCCCTCtcg GTGATTCGTACCTTGTTGCCGGTACGGATGGCGTGGGAACTAAGCTTAAGCTGGCATTTGAAACTGGGATCCACGAAACCATTGGGATTGATCTG GTTGCAATGAGTGTCAACGACATTGTTACTTCGGGAGCAAAACCATTGTTTTTTCTCGATTACTTTGCTACTAGCCGCCTTGATGTTGATCTTGCTGAAAAG gTTATAAAAGGCATTGTTGATGGTTGTCGACAATCTGATTGTGCTCTTTTAGGAGGCGAG ACTGCAGAGATGCCAGATTTTTATGCTGACGGCGAGTATGATCTCAGTGGTTTTGCGGTTGGCATTGTAAAACAAGATTCAGTGATTAACGGGAAAGACATTGTGGCTGGAGATGTCCTTATTGGCCTGCCATCCAGCGGTGTTCATTCTAATGGTTTCTCTTTAGTAAGAAG GGTTCTTGCTAGAAGTGGCCTTTCTTTGAAGGACAAGCTTCCTGGTGAAGATGTTACATTAGGTGAAGCTTTGATGGCCCCAACTGTGATCTATGTTAAGCAG GTGCTTGAGTTAATCAGCAAGGGTGGGATAAAGGGGATTGCCCACATAACAGGTGGTGGTTTCACTGACAACATACCTCGCGTATTTCCAAAAGGCCTTGGAGCTGTCATCCATTGGAACTCCTGGGAGGTCCCAACTTTGTTCAAGTGGATTCAAGAG GCGGGAAAGATAGAAGACGCTGAGATGAGAAGGACCTTTAACATGGGCATTGGGATGGTTCTGGTTGTGAGCCAGGAGACATCTTATAGAATACTCGAGGGCAGAGGTGGTGATTATAAAGCATACCGCATTGGCGAGGTTATAAGTGGTGAAGGAGTGAGCTATCAGTGA